The genomic DNA TGAAAACTCTAGAGGCTTTCCTAATTAGAAGCAGAAGTTAATCTGAAATGCCTACAGTCTCAACTGTTACTTAACACTGTATTAACGGTATTAgaaaatgcaattataaatgggaaagGGATAAGAGGCATAATAACCAgaagaaaacaggtaaaattatctctatttatagaagattttattacattttgcaAAACCTGAAAGAATCCATGGGAAAACTTAtacaaaaataagttatattGCAAAGTATAAAACTAGCATAGAATTCAACAGAattcatatatgtaaataataatcaGAAGATATAATGAAAGATAGCAgcaaaaatacagcaaaaataaaatacaataaaattcccAACCATAAATCTAATAAGAAAGGTGAAAAACATAGATGAGGAAAATTATGAAACACTCCTAAAAGATACTAAAGTAGacctaaaagaaaataggaagacaTACCATACTTCATGTTGGAAGTCTCAAGATtcaaagatgtcaattctccctaaATTTACTTATAAGAAGTTTAGGATGCAATCACTAAACATGCCctgaggcttgttttgttttgtgttgtgttctgttgttttgttttgttttgtttttggaccTTCATAGATTATAAACATTATGGTTAAAAAATGAATAGCCAGGAAAACcctaaaaaagaataacaatatgTGGGAAATTACATTCAAGATATGAAAACATTATGAAGCTCCTACAATTAAAGCAGTGTGGTATTGGCTCATGACTAGACTAGCAgacaaatagaacagaatagaaaacacagaaataactCAAGTGCCTATGAAACTTAGTATGCAATTAAGGCAgcagctcagctcagcagggaaaagatgggcttttttttttttttataaatggcGATAGAACAACTGGATAGCCatatggaaaaagataaatttggatCCATTCCTCACACCATATACTGGTACAATTTGTAAAAAGATCAGACatccaaatgtaaaaaaatgaaaccatacaaacattttgaaaaacaaaaaaaagagtgaatttctttataaccctagaggaaagaaagcatttctaaatatgactaaaatatatgaaacaaaagattaagaacatgaatttttaaattttatatcataaGGAAAAGCCAAATcacaaaatgagaggaaaatgtaTGCACCTTATACCCCAAACAAAAAGCTAATATGCATAATATGTAGTCCTTCTAAAAATTGAGACCAAAATCCAGCAGAAAAGTGAGGAAGGTGTGATGTAATACCAACAgccattaaatatatgaaaatacctCTAATGTTTCTCATTAGTAGAGAAATGCTCATTCTAACTATACTTGAAAATTGTTTCTAATCTTTTAGGttggaaaaattgaaatttttgaCAATGTACTATGTTGGAGAGACAAAAGAAGGTAGGCATTCCCATTTAttgctaaaaggaaaacaaatgttaatTCTCCCAAAAAGATTCACAGATTCAataaaatcccaatcaaaatctcagaagGTTATTTTGTGGGAATTTACAAACTGATCCTAACATTCATATGAAAACTCAAAGGACctaaaaaaccaaaataactttgaaaaaggTGAATGAAGTTAGAGGACTTATACTGACTCATTTTAGGAATTattataaagttacagtaatcaaaactgtgTGGTATTGACATCAAGATAGACAAGCAGACAAAGGGAACAGAatgtaaaaaacagaaacaattgatttttaacaaaagtaaaagaacagTCGGTGGGCACAGATgtgcaaaaacacacacacaccaaaaaaccacTTTGATCCACAACTCAactgtatataaaaaataactccATGGACTACAGACCCAAATGTAAAAACccataaaacttccagaagaaaatacaggagaaaatccTTAtgatttggcggggggggggggggggggggggggttgggggctgtGGTTCCTTATGATCTTTTTTTAAGCAACAAGTTCTTGAATACGACAACAAAGCTAcagttcacaaaagaaaaaaatgatgaggtGGACTTCATGAACATTAATATCTGTTAATAGAATGAAAACATAAGCCATGGACtatttaaaaatctcatattTAGTAAAGGACTTGAATTCAGGATATATAAAGACCCTTGAGATCTCAGTAACAAGAAATAAACAGCCTACTTTAAAATGGGCAAATAGGTGGGATAGACatttcacacacagacacacaaaaaagatataTGGATGACAAATGATAACATAGAAAGATACTCATCATCATTAGTTACTAGggagatgaaaattaaaaccactatgtgccccaggtcaggctctgctctgacggcacagatcctgcttgggatgctctgtctccctctctctcttcctctctctctttcaaaaataaataaataaacattaaaactaccATGAGACACCCCTATACACCTGCTAAAATGTCTTCAGTTAAAAAGTGGACCATgccaagtgttagtgaggatatgGAGGACTGAAAATTTCAAACACTGCTGGTGaaagtgtaaaatggtacaaccactttggaaaacagtctggcactttcttaaaaagttaaaacatggggcacctggttggcttagttggtgaagcatctgactttgactcaggtaatgatccggTGGAtcttgagtttgaatcccacgttgggctctgtgttgacagctcagaacttagagcctgcttcagattctgtgtctctggctctctctgcccctcccccctctcaaaaataaaataaacataaaaaaattggtGGGggaggacacctgagtggctcagtcagttaagtgtcccacttcgcctcaggtcatgatctcacgggtttgtgagttcatccctgtgttggactctgtgctgacagctcagagcctaaaacccagttcacattctgtctctgtggagtGGAGCCAGAAGATCAGGAGACCCAAAATTTTCACAGGGCTAAGATGCCACAGGTCTATTATGTCTTCTTTCTCACTCACACCCTTTCACATCACTCTTCTTCTGACCTCAAGAAGAACAGTAAACTATCTCTTAAACAGGACACAGAACTAACCATAAAAGGCAAAACTGATAAAtcaaacttcatcaaaattaagaacatccactattggggcacctgggtggctcagtcagttaagcgtccaacttcagctcaggtcatgatcttggggggttcgtgggtttgagccccatgtcggtctccgtgctgacagctcagagcctggaacctgattcaggttctgtgtctacctctctctctgcccctcccccactcatgctctgtctctctcaaaaataaacattaaaattttttaaaaaatccactatCAAAAGATATCATTTAGAATAAGCAAGGCATAGTTTTGGAGACGAGAGATATAGAGAGATAGATTGACATACAGATGTGTGtatgcattatatatgtatgtattactgACATAATACTTgtgcatgcacatatacatagtacacatacatttatacacTTATACATATAAGtatttaaatgtagaattttaaTTCCTTCAAGTCAATAGGAAAGCAGCTAACAACACTAGTTTTCAAATGACCAAAAGATATGGGTAATTTCTTCATGGAAAAAGAtatccagggatgcctgggtggctcagtccattaagcatctgacttcggctcaggtcatgatctcacggttcatggtctcaagccccgtattgggctttgcactgtcagcacagagcctggagcctgctttagattctgcgtctccctctctctctctctctctgcccctcccatgctcatgctcgctctctctctccctctctcaaaaataaataaacattaaaaaaattttttttaagatatccAAACAGCCAATACATGTATTAAAAGGTGCTTgacatcaggaaaataaaaattaaaaggcattttCTTACACACACCAGAATGGGTAAAATGCAAATACTAAGTGTTaataaggatgtggagcaactggaactctcagaCATTGTTGCCAGCAGTGCCAACTGactcaaatgttttttaaaacactttagcAGTACTTATAAAAGCTAAATATAGACCTACTCTATTATCCAGAAAATCCACATCTAAgtgtatatccaaaagaaatgtttGCATACTTCAATCAAAATGcatgttcaggggtgcctgggtgactcagtcttgAGCATCTgagtcctgatttcagctcaggtcatgatcttacagttagtgggatcaagccctgtgtcaggctccacgctgacaacatggagcctgcttgagattctctctttccctctctctcttgcccctcccctgcgctctctctctctctctcaaaataaatatataaactttaaaaatccatgtttaaaaatttttgtagaaGCTTTATTAACAATAGGGCTAaaattgatggatgaatggataaagaagatgtgggatagatagataaatagatagatatatagatagatagacagacatatacaatggagtattactcagcaatcaaaaagaatgaaatcttgccatttgcaactatgcagatggaactaaagggtattatgctaagtgaaattagtcagagaaagacaagtatcatgacttcattcatatgaggcctttaagagacaaaacagatgaacataagggaagggaagaaaaaataacataaaaacagggagggggacacaacataaaagattcttaaatatagagaacaaacagggttactagagcggttgtgggagagggaatgggctaaatgggtaaggggcattaaggaatctacttctgaaatcattgttgcactatatgctaactaacttagatgtaaatttaaaaaataaattaaatttaaaaacaacaaaaccaatagGTCTGAAACTTGACCAGTTCAATTAACAGGCTAAATAGTTGTATATTCACATAATGGAATACCACATaacaataaaaagtatatatatctgtatatgcaACACTATAGATGAGTATCACAGTCATTATTATGCTGAgataaagaagccagaaacaacaGAGTATGTGTTTATGTGAAGTTCAAacataggcaaaactaatctatgataATAAAAGTCAGGAGAGTGGATAAGCTCTGGGTAGGGGGGTGGGATTTGAGGGCAGGTAATATTTACTGGAAAGGAGCAAAAGGAAGCCTTCTAACGTGGATGGAAATGTTTTACATCATTATCTAGTCTGTggttacatatacatatgcaaaaattCAATGAGCTATACACTTAAGATCTGCATACTTTGCTATATGAAAGTTAgactacaaaaaaattttaaaggaaggtttctgttttctttcattacctACATTGTGCCGCATACCCAGTACATACCTAATACACCACCCCATGCCTAAATTCTAGGTTCCCTGAATTCAGGTATCTATTTAGTCTCATCTAAAGTATAATTCTCCCCAcgtgtttcttattttctttgcagCAACACTGACCAGAatcaaaaggcaaaactaaacatttatcCACACTTCCCTTATTTCTCACTGGAATAGAACTTTCCTAAGGAAaagttcataaataaaaatatttccccagCATGGCACTTCTCATTACTTCCCAAAGAAATCTTACCACTAATGGTGAgtttacacacgcacacacacacacacacacacacgcacacacacacacaaattgttcCTTTGATTTTTTATATAATGCTATATTTCTCATTACATAATACTGTGGATTTATGAACTTATCCTGAGATCACCATCCCTTCCCCATGTGCCCCATTATTAGAATATGATGGCTATCTACAATGACTGAAAATTCAATAGCCATTGCCTCTCCTAATAAGCAACAGGTTGGTGCTGCCTTCATAGCTAAATGTGTCCGCACAGCTACCTGGTGCTCTGTTACATCCTCCAGACCAGTGTCATTtactaaaaatgtaatttaagcCACATTTGTAATTCTTGGCCTTCTAgtagacacatttaaaaaagctaaacaggtaaattcattttaataatatattttatttaatgtaatatatccaaaatgttaCTTCTACATGTAATCAACATAAAAAGTtgcaatgagatattttacagtttttcataTTACTCCTTCAAAGATCCAGTGTGTACTTTACAATTACATTGTACAATTACATGTACTTTACATTACACACTTAGAGTATGTCTCAGTTTCAATGCTCAATACCATATACCACTAGTGACTACCATTTTGGATAGTGCAGCACCCAGTTATTTTGGACCACAGCCAAGGTAACCCTTGAAATAAGActccaaattctttctctgttaGTCTTGAAATAATTTATGACTCCTCTACCACACATCTTTACACCCCATAAAAATAAGTTTCtctcttctggaagttttaaTTCACTAAACTATGTCCATAGGGCTCCACCCACCAAGTCATTGGTCACCATACTTGCCTCTCTCTGAAATCTAACATACTTTCCACTTACACACTGCAAAATTCATCAAACACTGATCTTGTCATTTTGCCAAGACCAACTCAACAAAATTTTTCACCTCCTACTCTCTtgcaaaatgtgatatattaaaATTATCCTGTGAAAGTAGCATGAAATTACTGTGaatatattcataatttaaaTGTGCTAGGTCAACCAACATGAGAAATGAAATCTTCCAAGAAAAGGATGAGGGAAGAAAACAtggcaaagggaaaaacaaactgGATCGGGATTCAAGCAACGATTTCAGTTCCAGATAGTTTTATGTTCTTGCGCAACATACAAACATTTCTGACTCTGCAAAGTGCAATGTATTATAAAAAGGCACTAGACCGAATGATTCCTAAGCCCCACTCAGTGTTGAATACTCTGTAATTGCagcaattatttttcataaaataaagaaggaaaaattgggGGATTAGGGTAAGGGAGAATCAATCCATtggggaaaaaacattaaaatttcctcTACCATATAGTACAGAAAGAAAGCAATGGTGCTTGGAGTCCTCaatgaaaaaagtaataacaacaatagtaataaaaacactacaataaaaaaaatccttggatCACTTAtctaaatttctaatatttttttcaagagaaggTTATTCTGCCCACGGTTTTCCTCAGGGCAACTTTGACATCCTTATTCCTCAGACTGTAGATTAATGGGTTGAACATTGGCACAACAATGGTGTAGAACAAGGAAGACACTTTCCCCTGGTCAAGGGGTAAAATAGAAGGTGGCTTGAGGTACATAAAAGCTCCTGatccaaagaaaagagaaactgcaATTATGTGAGAACTGCAGGTACTGAAGGCCTTGGACCTGCCTTCAGTGGAGCTAATGtggaaaatactagaaataatgaAACcataagatataaaaatggcaaCAATGGGCACCCCAATGCCAATGGTCACAACAATAAAGACAATTAGTACATTTATGTAAGAGCTGTTGCAAGAGAGCTCAAGGAGGGGAAGGATGTCACACATATAGTGATTAACAAGGTTGTCAGAACGAAATGTcagaaataatatatttcctGTATGGGCCACAGCTCCCAAAACCCCCATCCCATAGACACCCAGCAAAAGGAGTAAACACACCTGAGAAGACACAGTGACCATGTACAGCAGTGGTTTACAGATGGCGACATAGCGGTCATATGCCATCGCTGACAGGATGTAGGattcagaaaagacaaaaaagcaaaagaaaaagagctgAGTCATACACCCTGCATAGGAAATGATGTTCTTCTTGGAGACAAAACTCATTAGCATTTTGGGGATGATGGCAGTAGAGAAACTAAAATCTATGAAGGACAAGTTgaagaggaaaaagtacatgggaaTATGAAGGTGAGAATTCAGCCCAATCAGGGTTATCAGGCCCAGGTTCCCCACCACAGTGACCATGTAGAAACctagaaacaggaagaaga from Panthera tigris isolate Pti1 chromosome D1, P.tigris_Pti1_mat1.1, whole genome shotgun sequence includes the following:
- the LOC102967828 gene encoding olfactory receptor 8B12-like, with amino-acid sequence MAADNASSVTEFILAGLTDEPELQMPLFFLFLGFYMVTVVGNLGLITLIGLNSHLHIPMYFFLFNLSFIDFSFSTAIIPKMLMSFVSKKNIISYAGCMTQLFFFCFFVFSESYILSAMAYDRYVAICKPLLYMVTVSSQVCLLLLLGVYGMGVLGAVAHTGNILFLTFRSDNLVNHYMCDILPLLELSCNSSYINVLIVFIVVTIGIGVPIVAIFISYGFIISSIFHISSTEGRSKAFSTCSSHIIAVSLFFGSGAFMYLKPPSILPLDQGKVSSLFYTIVVPMFNPLIYSLRNKDVKVALRKTVGRITFS